The genome window TGCACGAATGGCATATCCAAAGGCGTTTTCGCTAAACCGCCAGCGACGCGTGGTTTGCGCTGCAACCCAAAATCCAGCCACCGTCCAAATTGCGGCATAAATCATATACTCGTGGAAATGGGTCAACCAGGGATAACGCGTTCCTTTGATAATTTGCAAAAGCCCTTCGCCAAACTGGGTAAATGCAGCAATTACAATCATTAACAAAAACAATTTTGTGCCGGAAAACAATCCTTTGGATAAGCTGCTATCGCCAAATTTACGGGCTTGCAAAATACCGCCTACGCCGGCAATCAGCCCCACGATTACCACAATAAACATCAGCCAAGTGGGGATAAATTGCCGTCCCAAAAAGGTTTCCCACATCATGTAGTGCCCGGCATGATCTGACGGAATACCGTTTTCCTGATATTTTTCCAGAAGCGCATTCACGATTCGTCCGCTGCGCGCCAGCATGTTTTTATCCACAAATCCAATGTGGTCCTGCGGTGTGTGGATCGGGTCGATGTTGATGCCGGCAGTAAAATCGATGGCCGGAATATTTTTTTCCATAAACGGCATGTGATCCGAACCCGCACCGCCAATGGCGTTGTTGATGCTGAAAAAATGGGTCGGGTATTCCAGGCTGTTGTACCCCAAGGCGCGATCGACAGCGTAGGCATCTTCCACTAGCCAGCGTGGCGCCTGGTGCGTTTCCGTATCGATAAACGGAATCAACCAACCGGGTGTACCGGCCATATCGATGCTGAACATTAACCGCACCAAATCCATCCGGGGATAGTTTTCTGCAAAAAATTTGGAGCCGATCAAACCGCGCTCTTCGCCGCCAAAAGCGGCAAACAGCAATGTGTATCGCTGCGGCGGAGCTTTTGCCCATATTCGCGCCAGCTCGATAACACAAGCTGTGCCGGATGCGTTATCGCTGGCTCCGGGATTTACCCGGCTATCCGAATCGATGTGCCCGCCAACCACAATTATGGAATCACTCAGCCCCGGAAACAGGGCAACTGCAACACCGCTGGTTGTGTTCACACCGTGCGGCGCTTTCAAAAACGGCATCACAAATGCCGTATCAGCGCCATAAGATTTGAATTTTTCCGCAGCCCAGCGCAAAGCTTGCTGCTCATTTGCCGAGCCCATCGGGCGTGGGCCGATGGTTACACTCAAATGTTTAACATGCGCATATGCGCTATCGGCATTGAACATGGGTTTTTGTGCCCATACCGGCAACATCGCGATGGTACACAATAACCAAATCGGGCAAAGTTTTGATAACTTCATTCGTGATTTTCCGTTATTTTTTCACAACATTTCTTGTTTTGCAAAGCTTATGGAAGATACGCCAAATATTTAATTTTCGCAAAAATTGCACTTATTCCTTTTTTGCAACAAACCGATTTGCCGCAGAAATTGTTTAACTTTCCACCCAAAATCCATACGTCAAAATTCTGTCATTTGATCTATTCGCGCTGTTGAAAAACGTTCATCTAACCAATTGTTATTTCTGCATTAAAATGTTACACATTTTTTGTCAATCTTAAAAAAATTGCATTTTAGAATTCTTGAAATGGCGCACTAACGTAACGCAAGTCAGATGTATATTGTTCAGGTGATTGGCAGCCAGGGAAGGCGGCACATCAACAACCCAACCATCTGTACTCCGTAACCGTTGGAATTGCGAACGGCCTTCCCCGTAAACCATGCTTTGACACGGTGCAATTTTATTCGCAACTACGTTAGGAATCTGCATTTTTTCGAAAATTTGGCAAAATTTATTGCAAAAAAATTTTTCAAATTCCCTGAAAGTAACTATATTGACGAGCTAAAGGGTAAGTATTCGGGGAGTGAGCGGATGACTGTTGCACAAAAAATCAAAACACGTGATACGCTGGCGCAGATGCGCACAGATTGGGATTTCGAAGACCGTAATGTTGTTTTTACCAACGGTTGTTTCGATATTTTGCATCGCGGCCATGTGGAGTATTTGCAGGAAGCCAAACGGTTTGGCGATATCCTGATTGTCGGCGTCAACAGCGACGATTCTGTCACCCGGCTGAAAGGTCCCGCAAGACCGCTAATGCCTGCTGATGATCGCGCTTTTATTATCGCATCATTATTTTTTGTTGATTATGTTTCTGTTTTTGATGAAGATACGCCGTATGAGCTTATCCGGTCGGTTCAACCGGATTTGTTGGTCAAGGGCGGCGATTACGACATCAACGACATTGTAGGGAAAGACATTGTTGAAGCACGTGGCGGACGGGTGCTAACCATTCCACTGACACCAAATCGATCCACAACCAATTTTGTTGAAAAGGTAGTTGCTTTAACCCGAAAAGGAATTCTGAAGTAATGGTTGTTATACGGAAGGAGAATCGTTTCATGAAGCAGATCGTGAAGATCGCAGGTTGTATGTTAATGCTGGTTAGTTTATCAGCATGTAATGTTTGGATATTCAAAAAATCACCCAAAACGGCACCGGCAGCTGAATTGCAGCAAATTTCAGCCTATCTCAACGCCGCCGAAAGCAACAGCATCAGCGAAGACGCGATGTTGACAGATGGAAATTATTTGAAAGCATTGGAAAAGGCAGACAGCCTTTCCACGCTTTATCCGGAAGATTCGTTGCTGACCGCACTGTATTTCCGGGTGAATGATTCTTACGATTCCTACCTTCACCGCATGGTTGTTCTGGATGCGGATACCCTTACCGAAGAAGAGATGATGATCGACATCGAACGGCTTTTCGCCGTTTCCGACTCCGCCGGATTTGCGGTGGACTCGCTGGAACAGCTTCGGATTCCCTTAATTCTCAACAAAAAAATCGAAAATGCCATCAAATATTTTTCCGAAACCCGTCGCGGACGTAAAACTTTCGAAGGTTGGCTGAGACGTGCCGGAAAATATGAAAAGCTGGTTAAAGGCATTTTGCGGGAAACAGGCGCACCGGAAGAATTGTTTTATCTGGCAATGATCGAAAGCGGATTACGCCCGCAGGCACGTTCATACGCCCGCGCAGTCGGGATGTGGCAATTTATTTCCGCAACCGGCCGCTATTACGGATTAACCCAAAGCTGGTGGTACGACGACCGTCAGGATGTTATCAAAGCCAGCCGGGCGGCAGGGCAACACCTGCTCGATTTATACGAGCGCTTCGGCGATTGGTATATTGGCATTGCCGGCTACAATTTCAGCCCCGGAAAAATTGAAAAACGCATCAAAACGTATAACGTTAGCGAATTTTGGGATCTGCCAAAACTTCCGAAACAAACCCGAAATTATGTGCCGACGTATCTGGCAGCCGTAACGATCGCCAGCAATCTTGAAAAATATAATTTTGCAGATATTATCCCGGATAACCCGATTGAATTTGATACGGTAACCATCAAACAAAGCATCGATCTGAATATAATTGCCGAAGCGGTTGGCAGCACATACAACGAGATTCGCGACCTTAACCCGGCTATTTTGCGCTGGTGCACACCGCCGGATGTTGATGAATGGTTGCTCTACCTGCCTTCCGGCACCCGCGACACATTTTTGAGCAAATACGACAATTTGCCAAAATCCCAAAAAATGGACTGGGTGCAGCACCGCATTCGTTCCGGCGAAACACTTTCAACAATCGCCCGGCGATATGGTGTTTCAATTACAGAAGTCAAACATTTCAATAAATTATCCGGCAATTTGATTCGCGCCGGACGCACATTAATGATTCCTATTCCTGCCGGAAAAAACAGCCCGAAAGCGGTTGCCAGCAACACACCCAAAAGCACCGCCAGAAAAAGCACCGCACCGCGCTCAACCAGCGCAAGCCTGAACAGTTCAGCCAAAGTAGTTGCTGATGTTCCCGGACATTACAAACAAGTTTACACCATCCGTTCCGGCGATAACCTGTGGGAAGTCGCCAAAAAGTTTGGCGTCAGCGTAAATGAACTGCGCGAATGGAACGGGTTAAATTATTCACGGATTATCCGGCCCGGTCAAAAACTGAATATCTGGCTCCCGAATCAATCCGGTAGCACAAACGATGCGTTGGCCAGCGCAAATCTGCCGGTACCGGGTGCTGCAACGGTCACTGAAACATCCGGCGATAACAAAAATACTTACATCGTTCGCTCCGGCGATACACTGTGGGATATTGCCCGCGCACACAACGTTAGCATCAACGATCTCAAACGCTGGAATGCCAAACGGAACAACAAAATCAAACCCGGTGAAGAGTTGGTGCTTTACGCAGATTAAAATAAATAAAAACAGCAGTTTCAATATTATCAAAAAAAAGCGTGGTATTTGTTTTATAGGCAAACACCGCGCTTTTTTTTCGCCATTTTTCACTTTCGATTTTGTCAAACCGGGAAATAGTGAAATATAAAAACCACCCCAAAATTATTTTTGAAATACCATTTTTCTTGCTAAATTAAACTTTCGTAGCATCGTCGTAAAGTTATCAATCGCATGCGAAGGCGGGTTTTAACCCAATTTACCTTTGCCTCAAAATGCGTAACCGGGATTTTGCACGCCCGATTTTCGCAGTGTAATTTGGAGCAAAGCACCCAACGCCGCAACTTAAACACTCACGAAAGCGACCAAAACCTTTAAGGAGATTTTATCGCATGAAGAAAATCGGTATCCTGTTTGGTAGAGAAAACACGTATCCGCATGCATTTGTCGAACGCATTAATGCCAAAAAGCTGAAAGGTATTTCTGCAGAATTTGTAAATATCAGCAAAGTAGTGCAAGGTGAATGCGATGAGTATGCTGTCATTATCGATCGCATATCGCAGGATATTCCATTTTACCGTGCCTATTTGAAAAATGCGGCATCCGCCGGCGTAGCGGTGATCAACAACCCGTTTTGGTGGAGTGCGGATGATAAATTCTTCAACAATTCGCTGGCGCTCATGGCTGGCGTAAAAGTGCCCCGCACAGTCTTGTTGCCCTCTAACACCCATCCGCCGGATACGGATGAACGCTCCATGCGCAACCTTTCCTATCCGTTAGATTGGGATGCCATTTTCAGCTATGTCGGTTTTCCGGCGTTCTTTAAGCCCTTTGCCGGTGGCGGATGGAAACACGTTTACAAAATAGAAAACCGCGAACAATTTTATCAAACATATAATCAAACCGAACAACTGGTGATGATGTTGCAGGAAGAAATCCAGTTTACGGATTATTACCGCTGTTATTGCCTCGGACAAAAATACGTCCGGGTGATGCGCTACGATCCGAAGCAGCCCTATCACATGCAATATATTCGCAATGCGCCGCCGGTTGAAGCAAAACTGAACGCCAAAATCGAGGACGCAGTATTGCGCCTTTGCAGCGGCTTGGGCTACGATTTCAACACTGTGGAACTGGCTATCCGCGATGGCGAGCCGTATGCCATCGATTTCGGCAACCCGGCACCGGACGCCGACTACTATTCCGTCGGCGAAGAAAATTTCGAATGGATTGTGGAAACATCTGCCAATTTCGCCATCGAACTGGCAAAAGCACATAAACCCGGGAAAATTAACCTGACGTGGGGCAAGTTTGTTACCAACGCGGTAAAAAATCAACGTGTTACACCGCGTTCATTCAACACATCTAAAAAGTGAGTTTTGTATGAGCAAGTCCAAGCTATTTACGATTGGCATTGAAGAAGAATTTCAGATTATCGATCCGGAAACCCGGCAGTTAAAATCGCATATACAGCAGATTATTCAGGGCAGTAAATTACCCAGATTAACCGAACAGCTAAAACCGGAAATGCACCAGTCGGTTGTGGAGATTGGTACACATGTGTGCAACAATATTCAGGAAGCCCGCGAAGACCTTATGGAATTGCGGACTGCGCTCGCGAAAACCGCACTGGAAGCGGATTTGCGGATCGCAGCATCCGGAACGCACCCGTTTTCGCACTGGAAAGATCAAAAAATAACCGAACATCCGCGATACAAAACCATTGTGCAGGACATGCAAATGGTTGCCCGGGGCAACCTTATTTTCGGGTTGCACGTGCACGTCGGCATCGACGATCGCGAAGATGGCATCCAGATCATGAATGCGGCGCGATATTTTGTACCGCACGTTTTGGCGCTGTCGTCCAACTCCCCTTTTTGGCTGGGACGAAACACCGGTTTCAAATCCTATCGCGTGAAAGTGTTCGATCGTTTTCCGCGCACCGGATTGCCGGATTATTTCGACAGCCTCGCGGTTTATGAAGATTTTCTGAAGCTGTTGGTCAAAACCAATTGCATCGACGACGCCAAAAAAATCTGGTGGGATATTCGCCTGCACCCCTATTTCGATACGCTGGAATTCCGCATTTGCGATATCCCCATGCGTGCCGAAGAAACGCTGGCAATTGCCGCGCTGTTTCAGGCGATTGTAGCCAAATTGTATCGC of Calditrichia bacterium contains these proteins:
- a CDS encoding M28 family peptidase; protein product: MKLSKLCPIWLLCTIAMLPVWAQKPMFNADSAYAHVKHLSVTIGPRPMGSANEQQALRWAAEKFKSYGADTAFVMPFLKAPHGVNTTSGVAVALFPGLSDSIIVVGGHIDSDSRVNPGASDNASGTACVIELARIWAKAPPQRYTLLFAAFGGEERGLIGSKFFAENYPRMDLVRLMFSIDMAGTPGWLIPFIDTETHQAPRWLVEDAYAVDRALGYNSLEYPTHFFSINNAIGGAGSDHMPFMEKNIPAIDFTAGINIDPIHTPQDHIGFVDKNMLARSGRIVNALLEKYQENGIPSDHAGHYMMWETFLGRQFIPTWLMFIVVIVGLIAGVGGILQARKFGDSSLSKGLFSGTKLFLLMIVIAAFTQFGEGLLQIIKGTRYPWLTHFHEYMIYAAIWTVAGFWVAAQTTRRWRFSENAFGYAIRAAVLLILLTGLLLTVNARLALYPAVSLLLLYLVINLRPAALQLLAALALPLPMFRLMFMETLPFLARSLTIAGFQITTFKHALLFSAILTAVLTIWFLPTLFTWAFITRYIASVQQFVEQFRRSIVGLIILFAILGYGGYLVGLSAFSDRWQPMVRVHATYDMNTNESGITVNSNDFLRNVNVQGVQLNRQIDGEILSEKLDVSFLADWLKVNRMDSLAIGEMDTIFIDWAFGTTHSWYRAELTVTCDSGAIQPLIESVNYAKLSDTKLQFRWEAEPAERVQVTGRLIIPAGRKLIREWKGVYPFLPMPLNVTAQSGTVIYQTDVTFRDTLSTADPAGFHSGMSKMFTPDSTDATIIDPEIDSVMQTEPDSLRRQM
- the rfaE2 gene encoding D-glycero-beta-D-manno-heptose 1-phosphate adenylyltransferase — protein: MTVAQKIKTRDTLAQMRTDWDFEDRNVVFTNGCFDILHRGHVEYLQEAKRFGDILIVGVNSDDSVTRLKGPARPLMPADDRAFIIASLFFVDYVSVFDEDTPYELIRSVQPDLLVKGGDYDINDIVGKDIVEARGGRVLTIPLTPNRSTTNFVEKVVALTRKGILK
- a CDS encoding LysM peptidoglycan-binding domain-containing protein — encoded protein: MKQIVKIAGCMLMLVSLSACNVWIFKKSPKTAPAAELQQISAYLNAAESNSISEDAMLTDGNYLKALEKADSLSTLYPEDSLLTALYFRVNDSYDSYLHRMVVLDADTLTEEEMMIDIERLFAVSDSAGFAVDSLEQLRIPLILNKKIENAIKYFSETRRGRKTFEGWLRRAGKYEKLVKGILRETGAPEELFYLAMIESGLRPQARSYARAVGMWQFISATGRYYGLTQSWWYDDRQDVIKASRAAGQHLLDLYERFGDWYIGIAGYNFSPGKIEKRIKTYNVSEFWDLPKLPKQTRNYVPTYLAAVTIASNLEKYNFADIIPDNPIEFDTVTIKQSIDLNIIAEAVGSTYNEIRDLNPAILRWCTPPDVDEWLLYLPSGTRDTFLSKYDNLPKSQKMDWVQHRIRSGETLSTIARRYGVSITEVKHFNKLSGNLIRAGRTLMIPIPAGKNSPKAVASNTPKSTARKSTAPRSTSASLNSSAKVVADVPGHYKQVYTIRSGDNLWEVAKKFGVSVNELREWNGLNYSRIIRPGQKLNIWLPNQSGSTNDALASANLPVPGAATVTETSGDNKNTYIVRSGDTLWDIARAHNVSINDLKRWNAKRNNKIKPGEELVLYAD
- a CDS encoding carboxylate-amine ligase; the encoded protein is MSKSKLFTIGIEEEFQIIDPETRQLKSHIQQIIQGSKLPRLTEQLKPEMHQSVVEIGTHVCNNIQEAREDLMELRTALAKTALEADLRIAASGTHPFSHWKDQKITEHPRYKTIVQDMQMVARGNLIFGLHVHVGIDDREDGIQIMNAARYFVPHVLALSSNSPFWLGRNTGFKSYRVKVFDRFPRTGLPDYFDSLAVYEDFLKLLVKTNCIDDAKKIWWDIRLHPYFDTLEFRICDIPMRAEETLAIAALFQAIVAKLYRLKKQNLGFRLYRRSLILENKWRASRYGLDGKLIDFGKQEEVPCKDLIGELLDFVEEVVDDLGVREEMNFIKTMVERGSGADRQLAIWEQSYDLKNVVDYIIEETHFGLPVSLDE